A part of Paroedura picta isolate Pp20150507F chromosome 7, Ppicta_v3.0, whole genome shotgun sequence genomic DNA contains:
- the SLC46A2 gene encoding solute carrier family 46 member 2, translating to MRTWIEPVVAVAQLASSFYDTGLLLVVKNYYNHTNASSANASEGAQQKAISNFYIIYNLLQGLTPLLSAYGLARLGDVKDRKISICIPLLGYLLSRTVLLLLILLPWPIEVMYGAAVLHGLSGGFSTYWASVMAVASLGSSERRRSLRLILIELTYGLAGFLGSVASGHLFVTFHVGYHQGVVLVSSSIALYAFCLVYSLFVLKVPTPVSSCPAASTSMEHPNGKPPDDERDLVFKSTEQQPTVVPSRLIIAMLFVAAIMYELAVAGAIDVLPFFLLKAPLSWGPEYIGYSYAAGYMIFITSFLGVFVFSRFLRDTTMVMIGILSFAVGIFIMAFVRWTYLFYVARVVMLFSLIPLPTIRSMLSKQVEGSSYGKVFVLLQLALVVTGVVTSTVFNKIYQSTLDWFGGFCFLLSCGITCLSLIPISIVAYKQRASFGSLEILTD from the exons ATGAGAACCTGGATCGAGCCTGTGGTCGCTGTGGCTCAGCTGGCCAGCTCTTTCTATGATACCGGCCTGCTGCTGGTTGTGAAGAATTACTACAACCACACAAACGCTTCCTCAGCAAACGCCAGCGAAGGTGCTCAGCAGAAAGCCATCTCCAACTTCTACATCATCTACAACCTCCTCCAAGGCCTGACCCCGCTGCTGTCGGCTTACGGCCTGGCCAGACTGGGAGATGTGAAGGACCGGAAGATCTCCATCTGCATCCCCCTCCTTGGCTATTTACTCTCCCGGACCGTCCTGCTCCTCTTGATCCTGTTGCCGTGGCCAATTGAGGTGATGTACGGGGCAGCTGTCTTGCATGGTCTGAGTGGAGGTTTCTCCACTTACTGGGCCAGTGTCATGGCTGTGGCATCTCTGGGCTCATCGGAGAGGAGGAGATCACTGCGCCTCATTCTCATTGAGCTCACCTATGGCTTAGCTGGCTTCCTGGGGAGTGTAGCATCCGGACATCTCTTTGTCACCTTCCATGTTGGTTATCACCAGGGTGTGGTGCTGGTTTCTTCCAGCATTGCCCTGTATGCCTTTTGCCTTGTCTACAGTCTGTTTGTCCTTAAAGTCCCCACGCCTGTGAGTTCTTGCCCAGCTGCTTCCACCAGCATGGAGCAtcccaatggcaagccacctgatGATGAAAGAGATTTGGTCTTCAAAAGCACAGAGCAGCAACCCACAGTAGTCCCTTCCAGactcatcattgccatgctcttTGTGGCGGCCATCATGTATGAGTTAGCTGTGGCAGGAGCCATTGACGTGCTGCCCTTCTTTTTGCTTAAAGCGCCCCTCAGCTGGGGCCCAGAATATATCGGATATTCCTATGCAGCCGGCTACATGATCTTTATCACCAGCTTCCTGGGTGTCTTTGTGTTCTCCAGGTTTTTAAGAGACACCACGATGGTCATGATAGGGATCTTGTCCTTCGCTGTGGGCATCTTCATCATGGCCTTTGTGCGATGGACATACCTGTTCTACGTGG CTCGTGTTGTCATGCTGTTCTCCCTCATTCCACTGCCGACAATCAGGTCGATGTTATCCAAACAGGTAGAAGGTTCCTCATACG GCAAAGTATTTGTTCTGCTGCAGCTGGCACTGGTGGTCACAGGGGTTGTGACATCAACAGTCTTCAATAAGATCTATCAAAGCACATTGGACTGGTTTGGTGGGTTCTGCTTCCTCTTGTCCTGTGGCATCACTTGCTTGAGCCTCATCCCTATCAG TATTGTAGCCTACAAGCAACGCGCCTCATTCGGTTCACTGGAGATTTTAACGGACTGA